Proteins encoded together in one Aurantiacibacter aquimixticola window:
- a CDS encoding enoyl-CoA hydratase, with protein sequence MSEHVRTQTEGGVLTLTLNRTDKKNALTDAMYEALSDAMEAAEDDTSVRVVAIRGAGDMFTAGNDIGDFLAAGANMADAHVFRFIRLLGTFGKPLVAGVQGKAVGIGMTMLLHCDYVVLTENAELKTPFVTLGLVPEAASSRLLPAAIGHQRAFSMLAMGQPMSAADAHGCGLANEVVPLEKLDQAVEAATMRIAALPPEAVAATKALMRDSDAVGAAMDRENRIFGQRLTSAEAREAFTAFMEKRAPKF encoded by the coding sequence ATGAGCGAGCATGTCAGGACCCAAACCGAAGGCGGCGTGTTGACGCTGACGCTGAATCGCACGGACAAGAAAAACGCGCTGACCGACGCGATGTACGAGGCGCTGTCCGACGCGATGGAAGCGGCCGAGGACGACACATCTGTTCGCGTGGTCGCCATTCGCGGAGCGGGCGACATGTTCACGGCTGGCAACGATATCGGCGATTTCCTGGCGGCGGGCGCAAACATGGCGGACGCGCACGTCTTCCGCTTCATCCGCCTGCTCGGCACGTTCGGAAAGCCGCTGGTGGCGGGCGTCCAGGGCAAGGCAGTCGGCATCGGCATGACCATGCTGCTGCATTGCGACTACGTCGTGCTGACGGAGAATGCCGAGTTGAAAACGCCCTTCGTCACGCTCGGCCTGGTGCCCGAAGCCGCCTCCAGCCGCCTGCTGCCCGCCGCCATCGGCCACCAGCGCGCCTTTTCCATGCTCGCCATGGGCCAGCCGATGAGCGCCGCAGATGCGCATGGCTGCGGCCTCGCGAACGAAGTGGTGCCGCTGGAAAAGCTCGATCAGGCGGTCGAGGCGGCGACGATGCGCATCGCCGCACTGCCGCCCGAAGCGGTGGCCGCAACGAAGGCGCTGATGCGCGATAGCGACGCCGTGGGCGCAGCGATGGACCGGGAGAACCGCATCTTCGGCCAGCGCCTGACCAGCGCCGAGGCCCGCGAAGCCTTCACCGCCTTCATGGAAAAGCGCGCGCCGAAATTCTAG
- the trxB gene encoding thioredoxin-disulfide reductase, with amino-acid sequence MTTHKTRMLIIGSGPAGYSAAIYGARAGMEPIVVQGLQPGGQLTITTDVENYPGFEDVIQGPWLMEQMQKQAEHVGTRMMWDTIVDVDLEGGSPFRAIGDSGDEYVGDVLVIATGAQAKWLGVPGEAELGGKGVSACATCDGFFYRGKKVAVIGGGNTAVEEALYLTNHSDDVTLIHRRDELRSEKILQDRLFASEKITPMWNKTVESFEAGENGALGHLVLIDTQTGERSTLEVDGAFVAIGHAPATELFKGKLPMDDGGYLLVEPGTPKTSIPGVFACGDVMDHTYRQAVTAAGTGCMAALDAERFLATLEFAEREMEAAE; translated from the coding sequence ATGACCACCCACAAGACCCGCATGCTCATCATCGGCTCCGGCCCGGCAGGCTATTCCGCCGCCATATATGGCGCGCGCGCCGGGATGGAGCCGATCGTGGTGCAGGGCCTCCAGCCCGGCGGCCAGCTGACCATCACCACCGACGTCGAGAATTATCCCGGATTCGAAGACGTGATCCAGGGCCCGTGGCTGATGGAGCAAATGCAGAAACAGGCCGAGCATGTCGGCACGCGGATGATGTGGGACACGATCGTCGACGTCGATCTGGAAGGCGGCTCGCCGTTCAGGGCCATCGGCGACAGCGGCGACGAGTATGTCGGCGATGTGCTGGTGATCGCCACCGGCGCGCAGGCCAAGTGGCTCGGCGTGCCGGGAGAGGCCGAACTGGGCGGCAAGGGCGTATCCGCCTGCGCGACCTGCGACGGTTTCTTCTATCGCGGAAAGAAGGTGGCGGTGATCGGCGGCGGCAACACCGCGGTCGAGGAAGCGCTGTACCTCACCAACCATTCCGACGACGTCACCCTGATCCATCGCCGCGACGAACTTCGCAGCGAGAAGATCCTGCAGGACCGCCTCTTCGCCAGCGAGAAGATCACGCCGATGTGGAACAAGACGGTCGAGAGTTTCGAAGCGGGCGAGAATGGCGCGCTTGGCCATCTGGTACTGATCGACACGCAGACCGGCGAACGCAGCACGCTGGAAGTTGACGGCGCCTTCGTCGCCATCGGCCATGCGCCCGCGACGGAGCTGTTCAAGGGCAAGCTGCCGATGGACGATGGCGGCTATCTGCTGGTCGAGCCCGGCACGCCGAAAACGAGCATTCCCGGCGTCTTTGCGTGCGGCGATGTGATGGATCACACCTATCGTCAGGCTGTGACCGCGGCGGGTACGGGCTGCATGGCCGCGCTCGACGCGGAACGCTTCCTCGCCACGCTGGAATTTGCCGAAAGGGAAATGGAAGCGGCCGAGTAA